In Paraburkholderia phenazinium, the following are encoded in one genomic region:
- the hpaC gene encoding 4-hydroxyphenylacetate 3-monooxygenase, reductase component translates to MTNDDTRRQFREAMAYLPAAVNIVTTDGPHGRCGITASAVCSVTDSPPTMLVCINQTSYVHDLLHQNRSVCINVLAAECQDLARTFAGMTGCSMDERFDHCGWATGSSSVPVLSDAIARLEGLVVDSKTVGSHSVLFVRIEHISLRADGDGLIYFGRQFHRLERPATATPSVSAGAAR, encoded by the coding sequence ATGACGAACGACGACACCCGGCGGCAGTTCCGCGAGGCGATGGCGTATCTGCCGGCAGCCGTCAACATCGTCACGACGGACGGCCCACATGGACGCTGCGGGATCACGGCCAGCGCGGTCTGTTCGGTGACCGACTCGCCGCCGACCATGCTGGTGTGCATCAACCAGACCAGTTACGTGCACGATCTGCTGCATCAAAACCGCAGTGTCTGCATCAACGTGCTGGCCGCGGAATGCCAGGATCTTGCGCGCACGTTTGCCGGCATGACGGGCTGCTCGATGGACGAACGCTTCGATCATTGCGGATGGGCGACCGGTTCGTCGTCCGTGCCCGTGCTGTCGGATGCGATCGCGAGGCTCGAAGGGCTCGTTGTCGACAGCAAGACCGTGGGCTCGCACTCGGTTCTGTTCGTACGCATCGAGCACATTTCGCTGCGCGCGGACGGCGATGGTCTGATCTACTTTGGACGGCAGTTCCACCGGCTTGAGCGACCCGCTACGGCGACGCCTTCGGTCAGTGCCGGCGCGGCGAGATAA
- a CDS encoding ethyl tert-butyl ether degradation protein EthD, whose translation MDVCLFLMGNACDAPHTIPPFDAASLHAASLAVEGLRRLVIHCPVQAAHGDPLLSAPAQYPHCVLQWYFDDLGQLEAALERDGRIQAALDISGAAGCDQHLFAQQVMAVRKFATPDAGVSQAAIERCTYLVSYEGEAADLNAWLTHYLTHHPPLMAELPGIRELEIYTRVDYRTGLALPRATAMQRNKVVFDDPLALSAALASPVRARMRGDFERFPPYSGSTPHYPMRSIYGNLRKEPSDRRS comes from the coding sequence ATGGACGTATGTCTCTTTCTGATGGGCAACGCCTGCGACGCGCCTCATACCATCCCCCCGTTCGATGCCGCGTCCCTGCATGCGGCGTCCCTGGCGGTGGAAGGTCTGCGGCGCCTCGTGATTCATTGCCCGGTACAAGCCGCGCACGGCGATCCTCTGCTGAGCGCGCCCGCACAGTATCCGCACTGCGTCCTCCAATGGTATTTCGACGACCTGGGCCAACTCGAAGCGGCGCTCGAACGCGACGGCCGCATCCAGGCCGCGCTCGACATCTCAGGCGCGGCGGGCTGCGATCAGCACCTGTTTGCCCAGCAGGTGATGGCGGTGCGAAAATTCGCTACGCCGGATGCCGGCGTCTCACAAGCAGCCATCGAGCGATGCACCTATCTCGTCAGCTACGAAGGCGAAGCCGCCGACCTCAACGCCTGGCTCACGCATTACCTCACGCACCATCCGCCGCTCATGGCCGAGCTTCCGGGCATACGCGAGCTGGAAATCTACACGCGGGTCGATTACCGCACGGGCCTCGCCTTGCCACGCGCCACCGCGATGCAGCGAAACAAGGTGGTGTTCGACGATCCGCTCGCGCTGTCGGCCGCCCTGGCCTCACCGGTTCGCGCCCGGATGAGAGGCGATTTCGAGCGCTTTCCGCCGTATAGCGGCAGTACCCCGCATTACCCGATGCGCAGCATTTACGGTAATCTGCGCAAGGAGCCAAGCGATCGAAGGTCATGA
- a CDS encoding LysR family transcriptional regulator — MTKSTPGVTDLNLLRVFMAIWDLRSLTAAGDRLDLTQSAVSHALRRLRTLFDDPLFVRTPAGMVPTDAAVRLYPPLTQAFGIINVAVQQLARFDPATAERVFRVSMSDMSEFYFLPPILAMLENTARGIRIEVTNFPVESVTAAMRSGKVDLALGYVPGLDPGCVSKTLFVDEHVCVVRAGHPLRTLKPTKEELAGLRYVYASTNATGHRMVEQWLEELNLKRDVVLRLPHFVVAPEIVRNTDLAVIFPRSIAQRFNQNEAFRILPLPFSLPPIEIQVHSHAQFSADPGIAWLRDAIYEMFHQPGF, encoded by the coding sequence ATGACCAAGTCAACCCCGGGCGTTACCGATCTGAATCTGCTGCGTGTGTTCATGGCCATCTGGGATCTGCGCAGTTTGACCGCTGCGGGAGACCGTCTGGACCTGACGCAATCGGCGGTCAGCCATGCGCTGCGCAGACTGCGCACGCTGTTCGACGATCCGTTGTTCGTACGAACGCCCGCGGGCATGGTCCCGACCGACGCGGCAGTCCGCCTGTATCCGCCGCTCACCCAGGCGTTCGGCATCATCAACGTCGCGGTGCAGCAACTCGCCCGGTTCGACCCCGCGACGGCCGAGCGGGTCTTTCGCGTGTCGATGTCCGACATGTCCGAGTTTTATTTCCTGCCGCCGATCCTCGCCATGCTCGAGAACACGGCGCGTGGCATCCGCATCGAAGTCACCAACTTCCCGGTCGAATCGGTGACCGCTGCGATGCGCAGCGGCAAGGTCGATCTGGCGCTAGGTTATGTCCCGGGTCTCGATCCCGGCTGCGTCAGCAAGACGCTGTTCGTCGACGAGCATGTCTGCGTCGTACGGGCCGGCCACCCTCTGCGAACCCTGAAACCCACCAAAGAAGAGCTCGCCGGCCTGCGTTACGTGTACGCCAGTACCAACGCGACCGGGCACAGAATGGTGGAGCAATGGTTGGAGGAATTGAATCTCAAGCGTGACGTGGTGCTGCGCTTGCCGCATTTCGTGGTGGCGCCCGAAATTGTCCGCAACACCGATCTCGCAGTGATTTTCCCGCGCAGCATCGCGCAACGCTTCAACCAGAACGAGGCGTTCCGGATTCTGCCCTTGCCGTTCTCGCTGCCGCCCATCGAGATTCAGGTGCACTCGCATGCGCAGTTCTCCGCCGATCCGGGCATCGCATGGCTGCGCGACGCCATCTACGAGATGTTTCACCAGCCCGGTTTCTAG
- a CDS encoding MFS transporter, protein MASVQPSTTAIETPAFNNKALIRIVVASVAGNAMEWYDFFVYGTAAALVFGQLFFPAHADPLIGTLGAFAAFAIGFVARPLGGVVFGHIGDRYGRKASLVWTLLIMGVATFGIGLLPTYGQAGLWSPAALVALRLLQGVASGGEWGGGVLMISENAPPEKRGYYAAWSQLGVGGGFVLSSGAFLAAQALPHAAFLAWGWRLPFLASVLIFALGVYIRYNLPESRDFENAEHAGKTSHMPVLEAIKRHPKEILVAMGLRVAENGGAYIFLAFSLVYGKFAGIASSTMLTAVMLAMVVEMAAMLAWGRLSDKLGRKPVYMIGAVSLMVMAFPFFWLLNTHSTPLIYLALVLGTAVCHGAMIGTLPALVGELFSTEVRYSGVALGHEVASIFAGGMSPLIAVALLSHYHAYWPISLFLMLLGLVTVVTLRFTHETRTPSSS, encoded by the coding sequence ATGGCATCCGTGCAACCATCGACCACCGCCATCGAGACTCCGGCGTTCAATAACAAAGCCCTCATCCGGATTGTCGTCGCATCCGTCGCGGGCAACGCTATGGAGTGGTACGACTTCTTCGTCTACGGAACGGCTGCGGCTCTCGTATTCGGTCAACTGTTCTTTCCCGCTCATGCCGATCCGTTGATTGGCACGCTAGGCGCGTTCGCCGCCTTTGCCATCGGCTTTGTGGCCCGACCGCTCGGCGGCGTTGTGTTCGGCCACATTGGCGACCGCTACGGCCGCAAGGCTTCGCTCGTCTGGACCCTGCTCATCATGGGCGTGGCGACCTTCGGGATCGGGCTCTTGCCGACCTATGGCCAGGCCGGACTCTGGTCGCCCGCGGCGCTCGTCGCACTGCGCCTGCTGCAAGGCGTGGCGTCCGGCGGCGAATGGGGTGGCGGCGTGCTGATGATCAGCGAGAACGCCCCGCCCGAAAAACGCGGCTATTACGCTGCGTGGAGTCAATTGGGCGTGGGCGGCGGCTTCGTTTTATCTTCCGGCGCCTTTCTCGCCGCGCAGGCGTTACCCCACGCGGCATTCCTCGCCTGGGGCTGGCGCTTGCCGTTCCTCGCAAGCGTCCTGATCTTCGCGCTCGGCGTCTACATCCGCTACAACCTGCCGGAAAGCCGTGATTTCGAAAACGCCGAACATGCGGGCAAGACATCCCACATGCCGGTGCTTGAAGCAATCAAAAGGCATCCTAAGGAGATCCTGGTGGCGATGGGTCTGCGCGTGGCGGAAAACGGCGGCGCGTACATTTTCCTCGCGTTTTCGCTGGTGTACGGCAAGTTCGCCGGCATCGCCAGTTCGACCATGCTCACGGCCGTCATGCTGGCCATGGTCGTCGAAATGGCCGCGATGCTGGCATGGGGCAGGCTCTCAGATAAGCTCGGGCGCAAACCCGTGTATATGATCGGCGCCGTGTCGCTCATGGTGATGGCGTTCCCATTTTTCTGGCTGCTGAACACGCATTCGACACCGCTGATCTACCTCGCTCTCGTACTCGGCACAGCGGTGTGCCATGGTGCGATGATCGGCACGCTCCCCGCCCTCGTCGGCGAACTGTTCAGCACGGAAGTGCGCTATTCCGGCGTTGCACTAGGGCATGAGGTGGCCTCGATATTTGCGGGCGGCATGTCGCCGCTGATTGCCGTGGCGCTGCTTTCGCATTACCACGCGTACTGGCCCATCTCGCTCTTCCTCATGCTGCTCGGCCTGGTGACGGTCGTCACGCTGCGGTTCACGCACGAGACACGCACCCCGTCTTCATCGTAA
- a CDS encoding PDR/VanB family oxidoreductase encodes MEITRLKVRVDALRDEAQGIRSFSISRLDGQPFDAYEPGAHIDVTSPAGITRQYSLCGDPERLDTHIFAVKKEPASRGGSRSLHDEVVAGMELSVSAPRNLFQLESGASEHILIAAGIGITPLLSMAYRLLRQHARFRLHYFARMPEQAAFLAQLRAPPFAEHVEVHLHVPRETLDQTLHACIAKAADGAHLYTCGPAPFMERVVHVAGDYLRDEAIHLERFGAQHDATDSEAANAALDQFEVRLAKTGTSVEVKGGQSIVDALAQIGIEVDTSCGEGVCGTCMVPVVEGEPEHRDHCLSKAERASNAVICCCVSRSRSPVLVLDL; translated from the coding sequence ATGGAAATCACCCGACTTAAGGTTCGCGTCGACGCGCTGCGCGACGAAGCGCAAGGCATCCGCTCATTCAGCATCTCGCGCCTCGACGGCCAGCCCTTCGACGCCTATGAGCCCGGCGCGCATATCGACGTCACGAGCCCGGCCGGCATCACGCGTCAATACTCGCTGTGCGGCGACCCCGAACGTCTCGACACGCACATCTTCGCGGTAAAAAAGGAACCGGCTTCGCGCGGCGGCTCGCGGTCACTGCACGACGAAGTAGTGGCCGGCATGGAATTGTCGGTGAGCGCGCCGCGCAATCTGTTTCAACTGGAGAGCGGCGCCAGCGAGCATATTCTGATCGCCGCGGGCATCGGCATTACGCCGCTGCTGTCCATGGCCTATCGGCTTCTCAGGCAGCACGCGCGTTTCAGGCTGCACTATTTCGCCCGCATGCCCGAGCAGGCCGCCTTTCTCGCGCAACTCCGCGCGCCGCCGTTTGCAGAGCATGTCGAAGTCCATCTGCACGTGCCGCGCGAGACGCTCGACCAGACCTTGCACGCATGCATCGCAAAGGCCGCGGACGGCGCCCATCTCTATACCTGCGGGCCCGCTCCGTTCATGGAGCGGGTGGTCCATGTGGCGGGCGACTACTTGCGTGACGAGGCGATTCACCTCGAACGGTTCGGCGCGCAACACGACGCGACTGACAGCGAAGCCGCAAACGCTGCGCTCGATCAGTTCGAAGTCCGGCTTGCAAAAACAGGGACGAGCGTCGAGGTCAAAGGCGGACAAAGCATCGTCGACGCGTTGGCCCAGATCGGTATCGAGGTGGATACCTCATGCGGCGAAGGCGTGTGCGGGACGTGCATGGTGCCTGTCGTGGAAGGTGAGCCCGAGCATCGCGACCATTGCCTGAGCAAGGCGGAACGCGCAAGCAATGCGGTCATATGCTGCTGCGTCTCGCGCTCCCGCTCGCCCGTGCTCGTTCTCGATCTGTAG
- a CDS encoding LysR family transcriptional regulator, with product MTSLDHIDLNLLRVFQAIVEERSLTKAGERLALSQPAVSYALGRLRTLFDDQLFIRTRSGMQPTPIALELATIVGRALDTVREALRYAESFDPALSTRTFRLSLSDAGEMAYLPVICKALHEQAPRTRLIVQPMPVEDIEDALRSSKLDFAIGNLPDLMARTRHQLLFEEDYVCMTRRRRGLPTGKKLSLEHFLGASHIQVRSLEHSHHALDDALRAQGVGRNIALELPHFVALPNILMVTDLYATLPKRLAQILNKAKAFQIYDLPVRLPAASVTMHWHEHFHDEDGIVWMRNLLLDSVRKFDQL from the coding sequence ATGACTTCGCTTGACCATATCGATCTCAACCTCCTGCGGGTTTTCCAGGCCATCGTGGAAGAGCGCAGTCTGACCAAGGCGGGCGAACGCCTTGCGTTATCGCAACCGGCCGTGAGCTATGCGCTCGGCCGTCTGCGCACGCTGTTCGACGATCAGTTGTTCATCCGCACCCGCTCAGGCATGCAACCCACGCCCATCGCACTGGAACTTGCGACGATCGTGGGCCGTGCGTTGGATACCGTGCGCGAGGCGCTGCGCTACGCCGAGTCGTTCGATCCGGCGCTCAGCACGCGCACGTTTCGATTGTCGCTGTCCGATGCGGGCGAAATGGCCTATTTGCCCGTCATCTGCAAGGCCTTGCACGAACAGGCGCCGCGTACCCGGCTCATCGTGCAGCCGATGCCCGTGGAGGACATCGAGGACGCGTTGCGTTCGAGCAAGCTCGACTTCGCGATCGGCAATCTTCCCGACCTGATGGCGCGCACGCGCCATCAGTTGCTGTTCGAAGAGGACTACGTCTGTATGACGCGGCGGCGCCGTGGCTTGCCGACGGGCAAGAAGCTGAGCCTCGAGCACTTTCTCGGCGCCTCGCACATCCAGGTACGCTCTCTCGAGCACAGTCACCATGCGCTGGACGACGCGTTGCGGGCGCAGGGTGTCGGCCGCAATATCGCGCTTGAACTACCGCACTTCGTGGCGTTGCCGAACATCCTGATGGTGACGGATCTGTACGCAACGCTTCCCAAGCGTCTCGCGCAGATCCTGAACAAGGCGAAGGCGTTTCAGATTTACGATTTACCGGTCCGCTTGCCGGCTGCATCGGTGACGATGCATTGGCACGAGCATTTTCATGACGAGGATGGCATCGTGTGGATGAGAAACCTGTTGCTCGATTCGGTGCGCAAATTCGATCAGTTGTGA
- a CDS encoding aromatic ring-hydroxylating oxygenase subunit alpha: MSDTLYQTIDTGALHRRAQPDRIAPSMYYDPALFEAELERIFYKTWIWVAHESELPNPGDFRTTTIGRQPVIVVRDKSGAVHVLQNRCRHRGATVCEEHKGNAKGFTCPYHSWSYALDGTLRALPYGDGYEGVCEKNDLPLKALRVGIYQGLIFASFNEDIEPLEDFLGGAKPWIDLFMKQGAGYPIKANGEHKFRFKGNWKIQLENTTDLYHFPVVHKSWMKSIDDETAAAITSFMTSDDAFCRSLGNGHSLAVLVPELVDLDHDDGAPLPERFNDLAAKLAGRHSPAEVRRIVRSLMGVGFNLNLFPNLALSMAFFRVLRPLSSEETEIRHVALAMDGGPDEANRVRLRIHEHFQGPFGFGSPDDAEAWERVQRGSHAGPDVPILVNRGLNRETTAANGEKTAHATDETGMREAYRQWRAMMEQA, from the coding sequence ATGAGCGACACCCTTTATCAAACTATCGACACCGGCGCACTGCATCGTCGCGCCCAACCCGACCGTATCGCGCCGTCCATGTACTACGACCCCGCGCTCTTCGAGGCGGAACTCGAACGCATTTTCTACAAGACGTGGATCTGGGTCGCGCACGAGAGCGAGCTGCCGAACCCTGGCGATTTCCGCACGACCACAATTGGACGTCAACCTGTGATCGTCGTGCGCGACAAGAGCGGTGCGGTTCACGTTCTGCAAAACCGCTGCCGCCATCGCGGCGCAACGGTCTGCGAAGAACATAAGGGCAACGCCAAAGGCTTCACGTGTCCCTATCACAGCTGGTCCTACGCGCTCGACGGCACGCTGCGCGCACTGCCCTATGGCGACGGCTACGAAGGCGTCTGCGAGAAAAACGATCTGCCGCTCAAAGCACTGCGCGTGGGCATTTATCAAGGGCTGATCTTCGCCAGCTTCAACGAAGACATCGAACCGCTGGAAGACTTTCTCGGCGGAGCCAAGCCGTGGATCGACCTGTTCATGAAGCAGGGCGCCGGCTACCCGATCAAGGCGAATGGCGAACATAAGTTCCGCTTCAAGGGCAACTGGAAAATCCAGTTGGAAAACACCACGGACCTGTATCACTTCCCGGTTGTGCACAAGTCCTGGATGAAATCGATCGACGACGAAACGGCCGCTGCAATCACCAGTTTCATGACGAGCGACGATGCTTTTTGCCGCTCGCTCGGCAATGGCCATAGCCTTGCGGTGCTGGTGCCGGAGCTGGTGGATCTGGACCATGACGACGGCGCTCCCTTGCCCGAGCGCTTCAACGATCTCGCCGCGAAACTGGCCGGGCGTCACTCGCCCGCAGAAGTCCGACGCATCGTGCGCTCGCTGATGGGCGTCGGCTTCAACCTGAACCTGTTTCCGAACCTGGCGCTATCGATGGCGTTCTTCCGGGTGCTGCGGCCCCTGTCGTCCGAGGAAACGGAGATCCGTCACGTCGCGCTCGCCATGGACGGCGGCCCCGACGAAGCGAACCGCGTACGCCTGCGCATTCATGAGCACTTCCAGGGTCCCTTCGGCTTTGGCAGTCCTGACGATGCGGAGGCATGGGAGCGCGTTCAGCGCGGTTCGCACGCCGGCCCCGACGTGCCGATCCTCGTGAACCGCGGACTCAACCGCGAGACCACCGCCGCCAACGGCGAAAAGACCGCGCACGCCACCGACGAGACCGGCATGCGCGAAGCGTACCGGCAATGGCGCGCCATGATGGAGCAGGCATGA
- a CDS encoding aromatic-ring-hydroxylating dioxygenase subunit beta: MMDDRNALFSQQSFARAVEFIWREAEMLDRRDYRAWLDLWDPTGFYVVPIDPATTDYAASLNYAYDDQDMREKRVQRMTSGYSASASDAARTVRTVSRFTLESDAPDVVEVRSAQVIVAYKRSATTIFAADLSHTISFAGGTPRLVEKVIRLIDSTEALSAIGFLL; encoded by the coding sequence ATGATGGATGATCGCAACGCACTCTTCTCACAGCAAAGCTTCGCGCGAGCTGTCGAATTCATCTGGCGCGAAGCCGAGATGCTGGACCGCCGCGACTACCGCGCGTGGCTCGACCTGTGGGATCCCACCGGCTTCTACGTCGTGCCGATCGATCCCGCCACGACCGACTACGCGGCGTCGCTGAACTACGCCTACGACGATCAGGACATGCGCGAGAAACGCGTGCAGCGGATGACGTCGGGGTACTCCGCGTCTGCCTCCGATGCGGCGCGAACCGTGCGCACCGTGTCGCGCTTCACGCTGGAGAGCGATGCGCCGGACGTGGTCGAAGTCCGGTCGGCGCAAGTGATCGTCGCCTATAAGCGCAGCGCCACCACGATCTTCGCAGCGGATCTTTCGCACACGATCAGCTTTGCGGGCGGCACGCCGCGCCTCGTCGAAAAGGTCATTCGTCTGATCGATTCAACCGAAGCGCTCAGTGCAATCGGCTTCCTGCTTTGA
- a CDS encoding tautomerase family protein, whose protein sequence is MPTLEVYLAAGHSEASKATLIAELTQATVDAIDAPAEAVRVLLSELPATHFGIGGKSAANGAAPSLPVIVAILITGRTDAQKQALIAGLSATGAAVLDAPIAATRVIIKDIPNTDFGIGGQTARALGR, encoded by the coding sequence ATGCCTACACTCGAAGTTTATCTGGCAGCGGGTCATAGCGAGGCCAGCAAAGCAACGTTGATTGCAGAGCTGACGCAAGCGACAGTCGATGCAATCGATGCGCCCGCCGAAGCCGTCCGCGTTCTGCTCAGCGAGTTGCCGGCCACGCATTTCGGCATCGGCGGCAAGAGCGCGGCGAACGGTGCGGCGCCGTCACTGCCGGTCATCGTCGCGATCCTGATCACCGGACGGACCGACGCGCAGAAGCAAGCGCTGATCGCCGGGCTTTCGGCGACGGGCGCCGCGGTACTGGATGCGCCAATCGCGGCGACGCGCGTCATCATCAAGGACATTCCGAACACCGATTTCGGCATTGGCGGCCAGACGGCACGCGCGCTGGGGCGTTGA
- a CDS encoding nuclear transport factor 2 family protein yields MTQDDNLGHSAMLEALQARIVALEAERAVRKTITRYMALCDVPSAACDGESLAALFADDAIWEGIGSQYAQKFGRLQGRAEIVAMLQRYLPPTPHFTTNVHFLTAETIEVTGASAKGRWVMLQASAYVDAQPQLISARLEADFSPARDGGEWLIQHFRTERLFDAPWHVNPRNGTTP; encoded by the coding sequence ATGACTCAGGACGATAACCTTGGGCACAGCGCAATGCTGGAAGCACTTCAGGCGCGCATTGTGGCGCTCGAAGCCGAACGCGCGGTGCGCAAAACGATTACTCGCTATATGGCGCTATGCGATGTGCCGTCAGCCGCCTGCGACGGTGAGTCACTCGCGGCACTGTTCGCGGATGACGCGATCTGGGAAGGTATCGGGTCGCAATACGCGCAAAAATTCGGCCGCTTGCAAGGGCGCGCAGAAATCGTTGCGATGCTGCAGCGCTATCTTCCGCCCACCCCGCACTTCACCACCAACGTGCACTTCCTGACGGCAGAAACTATCGAAGTGACAGGCGCGTCGGCCAAGGGACGCTGGGTGATGCTGCAGGCTTCCGCCTATGTCGACGCTCAGCCGCAACTGATCTCCGCGCGCCTCGAAGCGGATTTCTCGCCCGCGCGCGATGGTGGCGAGTGGCTCATCCAGCACTTTCGCACCGAGCGTCTGTTCGATGCCCCTTGGCACGTCAACCCTCGAAACGGCACGACACCATGA
- a CDS encoding amidase: protein MTAIIRQLSLCSNDTNGAPTMAIKDTIDIAGYPTTAASRALADAPPAARHAEVVQHALDAGWHIVGKANMHELAFGMTGINDFTGTPPNPQDVTRIPGGSSSGSASAVGLHLVDAALGTDTGGSIRGPAACCGVIGLKPTFGRVSRTGVAPRESSLDCVGPFARDMRTLIAAMAGIEPMFDTDAAGEWRTPIKVACVSIEAESGIRAAVQHAINLADVGARSIELALLYDAFEAGLAVINAETSRAFGHLVATGQLGADLEARLRLAAATTSAQLEAAEQVRRRFTAAVEHALADVDVLVMPTLPALPITVEAARNGTSVIAMSSLIRPFNLSGHPALSLPIPVAGSSLKAGLQIVGRKGADERVCAIAARFEAALGT, encoded by the coding sequence ATGACAGCTATTATCCGTCAGCTATCCTTATGTTCTAACGACACCAACGGCGCGCCGACCATGGCGATCAAGGATACGATCGACATAGCCGGTTATCCCACCACCGCGGCAAGCCGGGCGCTCGCCGATGCGCCACCTGCGGCACGCCATGCCGAGGTGGTGCAACACGCGCTCGATGCGGGCTGGCATATCGTCGGCAAGGCGAATATGCATGAACTCGCGTTCGGCATGACAGGTATCAACGATTTCACCGGCACGCCGCCCAATCCGCAAGACGTGACACGCATTCCAGGCGGCTCATCTAGCGGCTCGGCGTCGGCGGTGGGCCTCCATCTCGTGGACGCAGCACTCGGCACCGATACCGGAGGATCGATCCGCGGACCGGCCGCCTGTTGCGGAGTGATCGGGCTCAAGCCGACGTTCGGGCGGGTGTCGCGGACCGGCGTCGCGCCTCGCGAATCGTCGCTCGATTGCGTCGGCCCCTTTGCACGCGACATGCGGACGCTTATCGCGGCGATGGCAGGGATCGAGCCCATGTTCGATACCGATGCAGCAGGCGAATGGCGCACGCCGATCAAGGTCGCATGCGTATCGATCGAAGCCGAATCCGGCATACGCGCGGCGGTGCAGCATGCAATCAATCTGGCGGATGTCGGCGCGCGGTCCATCGAACTTGCACTTCTCTACGACGCGTTCGAAGCGGGACTCGCGGTGATCAACGCGGAAACCTCGCGTGCATTCGGGCACCTGGTGGCAACGGGTCAGCTCGGCGCCGATCTCGAAGCCCGTTTGCGCCTCGCCGCCGCGACGACGTCCGCGCAACTGGAGGCGGCCGAGCAGGTACGCCGTCGTTTCACGGCGGCAGTCGAGCACGCCCTCGCCGACGTCGACGTGCTCGTCATGCCCACTCTGCCTGCCCTGCCCATCACTGTCGAGGCGGCGCGCAACGGGACATCGGTCATCGCGATGTCGTCGCTGATTCGCCCATTCAATCTGAGCGGTCATCCGGCGCTCAGCTTGCCGATACCGGTTGCCGGTTCATCGCTGAAAGCCGGCTTGCAGATCGTCGGACGCAAAGGTGCCGACGAACGGGTGTGCGCGATCGCAGCGCGCTTCGAAGCTGCGCTCGGCACATAA
- a CDS encoding multidrug effflux MFS transporter, with protein sequence MQIAKSTSSPSVVTVSLLCALSVLPLSIFLPSLPGISSDLHVDYGVMSLSLAGYAGLSAILELLMGPLSDRYGRRPIILLSLALFTIGSIGCALSSSIWSFLAFRLVQAAVTSSYPVSIAAVRDAFGKETAASKIGYASMAAALAPMLGPAVGGSLDGMFGWRAIFWVLTSAGAMLFVYCWINLEETNVDISRSAKDQFSAYPILLRSARFWSYAACLACSTGAFYAFLVGVPLTAKVLLNLSPAALGGYIGTITLGFMVGSFLSGRYSRRLSLPRTIVLGRFLACIGPLTSLGFWFFGASQAFWILAPCVLVGVGNGLSGPCANAGAVSVHPRLVGSASGLAGCMTIAGGFLFSSATGFVVTDHNAAYSPFGMMLLACLLSLLAAVTVYYLEARRSGQES encoded by the coding sequence ATGCAGATTGCAAAGTCAACGTCATCTCCGAGCGTGGTCACGGTCTCTCTTCTTTGCGCGTTATCTGTTCTTCCGTTAAGCATATTTCTACCGTCGTTGCCGGGCATCAGTAGCGACCTGCATGTGGATTACGGGGTGATGAGCCTTTCACTTGCAGGGTACGCTGGACTATCGGCGATTCTCGAGTTGTTGATGGGGCCGCTATCCGACCGCTACGGTCGCCGCCCGATCATTTTGCTGAGCCTCGCGTTGTTCACTATCGGCTCAATTGGCTGCGCGTTGTCGAGCAGCATCTGGTCGTTCCTTGCGTTCCGGTTGGTCCAGGCTGCCGTGACGTCCAGCTACCCGGTCTCGATAGCAGCGGTCCGCGACGCTTTTGGGAAGGAAACGGCGGCAAGCAAAATCGGTTATGCGTCGATGGCTGCCGCGCTTGCGCCCATGTTGGGTCCTGCTGTGGGAGGCTCCCTCGACGGGATGTTCGGCTGGCGGGCAATTTTTTGGGTGCTGACGTCGGCTGGCGCGATGTTGTTTGTGTATTGCTGGATCAATCTGGAAGAGACGAACGTAGACATTTCCAGGTCGGCAAAAGATCAGTTCAGTGCGTATCCAATACTTTTGCGTTCTGCGCGTTTTTGGAGTTACGCTGCCTGCCTCGCATGTTCAACCGGCGCGTTTTACGCGTTCCTTGTTGGTGTTCCGCTGACCGCAAAAGTATTGCTGAATCTGTCGCCGGCGGCGCTTGGCGGATACATCGGTACCATCACCCTGGGATTCATGGTGGGGAGCTTCTTGTCCGGACGTTACTCGCGCCGACTGTCGCTTCCGAGAACGATTGTCCTCGGCCGGTTTCTGGCATGCATCGGACCACTGACCAGTTTGGGGTTCTGGTTTTTTGGCGCCTCGCAAGCCTTCTGGATTCTCGCGCCTTGTGTGCTGGTAGGCGTCGGCAATGGATTGTCGGGTCCATGTGCCAATGCCGGAGCGGTTTCGGTTCATCCTCGATTGGTTGGAAGCGCTTCTGGTCTGGCAGGGTGCATGACGATAGCGGGCGGTTTCCTGTTTTCGTCTGCAACGGGATTTGTTGTGACCGACCACAACGCCGCGTATTCCCCGTTTGGAATGATGTTGCTCGCGTGTCTGCTTTCGTTGCTGGCGGCTGTGACCGTTTATTATCTGGAAGCACGCCGCTCGGGTCAGGAGTCGTAG